The sequence atggctgctaatggggaatgagcgacagaagaattcggcttttagttaacgcgcacgctgcgaattttttattgttcaacaacgcacaggaaaaatctcccaccggcaccaccttggaggtcaagatatggtactagcgttacgactggttacgcactacgactacgagggacgaacgggtgccgctttaaggagcgtcgcccctaaaattcgctaacgtgtcatgagaaacagaaggGAACAATGAGCAAGTTTCCCACGTAcacgcacgaccagcgcggccACTACAACTACCGATCTCGGGGGCTTTGTATCTCAGCTTACCATAAGTTACTTCAGGAGGCGGCGTCAGGTGGCGACACTGTAGTACGGTGCGCCCTGGCACCGCaggctgtcatcgcaaaaagagccacgttcccggcgccagacggcacactaccccattctagtacaccatatgCGAACACCCTTTTGTCGCCTTCTTCTCCTAGCAGACGACGTGCTCGGTTTCAACATGATTCCCAGGAGCGGGCAGTCATTTTTAAATCATAAAAAACACGGCCGCGACTCGCGGGTGAAAACGCCGGCAGGGCATGGGCTAACCAAACCGATCGCCCCCTCCTCTACAGCATAGCCATCGCGTATGGTTGTCTTTAGAGTAAACGGAGACAATGTAGAGCACGACGTGCATTTCTATCGTAGAGCCGTGTGCTGTCCTTGCTGATCATACAATACTCTCTTGTATTGCTCATGGAGCCAACCGTTACTCGAAAAGTACACAGATGCCACGTTAAAGGACCACCTCATGTGCTCTGGGATCATCTCAAACCTTCCTCAATATTTATTCAGGCCTTACCAAGGTCAAAAATGGCGATCGTAAAAAATTGTGAAACATGATCAATAACTTATGCCTTCTAAACTGAAATAAGAAGCATAATAAATACGTAGCCTTTTAACCTCACAAATAAGTATCATATGACATCTTGCGGTGAACGTAAGGCATGTGCACAGGATTTGCGAGAATGTACCATAAAGGAAAGCGACATTTCAGAGCGCGCCATTATGctaaccaacgttactagataccTTTTTCAGTTTGCAAACTGGGGCGCCGCGGGTGTCACCCTTCCCTGTACCGCCGAGAGGCGGCGCACTCGTCGCTTTTTGACTGGTCTGACGGCCGGCGAAGCGTGCCTCTGGCCATTTGTTCCCGACGCTGCTGCTACAGCAGGTGTGAGTTGGGTGCTTCTTTGTTGCGTGCAAGTGTGTTCCGTAGCCATCGCTGTCCCTGTGAGTCCCAGCGAGATCCAAATCGACGCAGCTCGCTCAGTGTGTGCTCCCGTTGCAACTTACTACGGTGTACCGTGCCCCACGTGGTGACCGGCTTGGCGCCGGCGCGTCAGCGCTGATGTGATCTTGTGCCGGGTGCGAGCTACATCTCCCATATGTGTCATGTGACGGTTGTTAAATGTGATAAAACATGCCTCGCTGCTTTGTGACTGGCTGCCGAAGCGGCTATGATTCAACGAGATCCGCGGACGAAAAAAGACATTTTTTCAAGCCGCCCACTGACGACGTGCGCCTTCAAGAGTGGCAACGCGCAATACCCAGATTAGACAAGGAGCTGTCACGCTCTTGTGCTGTTTGTGACCTGCACTTTCAGGAGGACGATATTGTGAAGGACTACGTGCACAAAGTTCATGGTGACGTTGTTGTCATACCACGTGGTAAGTGGGCTCTTAAGGAAGATGCTGTGCCGCGCATTTTTCCCAATTGCCCCAAGTACTTGTCGAAGCCAGCGCGAAAACGCAAGGCCCCAACAGTGCGTACACCTACTCGGCCTAAGCGCAAAAAAGATAAAACGGACACTGACCAAGAAGCTGCGACACCGGACTTCGGCGTCCCTAACGATAGCAGTGCTGGCAGTGAAAACAGTGTTACGCTAGAGAACAACACACAGCTCTTCAGCGAGTTGTCTGACATAGCAGCAGCAGGCCAACGGATCCAGGGTTGGTCGCTCGAGGTTGTTGGCACTACAATCGTGTTGTACAAGCTGGCAATGCGAGAAGAAATTCCAGAGATCGACAGGGCTGTGGTAGTGTCGAAACGCCTGACCTTGTCTGTGAGTGCCAAGGGGCAACTTGTTACACCAGCTGTGTATAGTACTGGTGCGGGAATTGAATTGAAATCGTGCGATGATTTAAAGTGCCTACTTTCACGCATTGAAAGGCTGAACATTTGTGAAGGTTGCCCTGCTTATAATTACCCGCACGTCTTGTCATCATCTGTGGCCGTTAAAAATGGGGAAACATGGCATCGCAAATCCTGGCATCGCATGACCTGTTCGATGCTTTGAACATAAAGCTACCCGAAAGAGGCATCAAACGCCACTCAAAGGAAATACAGGCAAGTTCTGGTTCATCTTCATACGTGTTGATGCTTATAGTGTGCGGATATTTTACCTCATTCATTCAGGTCATCAAGGACTTCTTGGAAATGCTGAATTCCACAGAAAAGAACTCCGTGGAGCAAGGTCTCAAGCTCTTTGCATCGCAACAAACCACTCAATCTCTGCGTGTTACCTTGATGTCAACGCTTGAAGTCATCGAGTTCTTGCTGGATGAGGGCGCACACTATGTTTTGACAGCAAAATTGAACCAGGATCCCTTGGAGGTGAGCATGTGATTGCTGGTGCTTTGAGTGTTGTGCTATAAGTAATGAAGTTGGTTGTAGTTTAACAAACTTCCTGTTTTCCAGCGCCACTTCGGACTTGTTCGGTCATTCGGAGGAGATGAATCTCACCCTACCGTGGTCAACTTTACTCAGATCTTCCGCCTTCTCAGTTTGTACACACCTATAAAGACCGCAATGCGCGGCAGTGTGCAAGGTGTACCAGGGAATGTGCTTGCCAGCGTACAGGACACATTGCGGACAACAAGAGAAGTTCAGCGCACCAAACATGCTTGCTTGCGGGAATTTATAGAGAAAAAACTGCTAAGAATTGTATGTGAAACATCCGGAGAGTCTGGAGAGCAGATTGACGACCACTCTTACTTCAAAGGAGAAGTGGACGACGCTATTGTGTACTACATGAGTGGATATGTAGTGTACAAATTTCAAAAGCATACAGCATGCCTTCTGTGCTTAGAAGATATAAGCAGTGCAGAGCCCGTAGTTGGCTCTGATGCATATCTGACGACTTATAGAAGTTTCAAGGAAGGCTGCATGAAGCATCCAACAGCTAAAATGTTAAGTGTAATGAGAGTTGTGAATGATGTTGTTTCTTCAACATTAGATGAGGCTGGTGCTTGTGAAACCATCTTCTGGAAAGTGCTGGAAGAGCTTGAAAAGTGCAGCATTGCTCGTTTGGGCTGTTCAGAGCATGTAACAACATTCACTTGCCAAATATTGAACTTTGTCATTGTGACGAGAATGCATTTCTTCTCCAGGGATTTCAACCACAAGTTAGAAAGCAAGGAAAAGGTGGCTGTAGCGAACAAAAAAGCACGTCTCCTGTAACTCTGGCTCttgcccttgaaaaaaaaaagtggctttcAGTTTGTCACAGCGTTCAATAAATTGTGTTTAATTTCACTTTTTCTGTTCTCGATATCTTTCGCATTTTATAGCCTTAAAAAAGGCAAGCTTTTATTCAAGTAGTTCGGTATCTATCTTTGGAAAAAATATTCAAATCGTAGGAATGAGTGATCTGGAAAGAACGAGTGGTTCTGGGCTTTACACTTCATCACCGGCGGCATCAGATCGCTGCGTTGTGTGGCTCATCGTATCAGAATATCTAAGGTtctacgggccaaaaccacgatatgattgtgaggcacgtcgtagtgaaaggcttcggaaatttcgttCAACTGGGGTTGCCCTAACCTGCACCTGAATCGAAGTGCATagccctctagcatttagccttaATGCTATGGCCCACTGTCAACAATTTTTTAACATATATAATAGAATTTTAAAGAACAGGAACGCAATAGAGCTGAATGAACAGAAGTCCCGCAAGATTCAGGCACCGCACTCGCGTCTCTGCCGTGTGGCACCGGCTCAATTGCTGCTTTATTTGAGCTCTTGTAACTACCTTCGCTCACTATCTAGGAAAATAACTCCCCTTACAAAATATTAACTGCGTAAATACCGTTTAACACTGTGCGCAGGCTCTGTTACGATGCGGCGACCGGTCCAAAGGCGTCGGAAGCGCCATCTAGGGAGCGGGAAACGAAAGGGGCCGCGTTTCGCCGCCGCATTCCGGTGGAGTTTGCAAACTGAAAAAggtatctagtaacgttgatgCTAACACCAGTTTTACTGGAAAACTTAAATGGCTCGCTCATCTACGGTCACAGTTAATCAGTATTCGAAAACTTCTAGCAGCAAATGTTTAACATACAGTTTAGAAGGCTAAGCTGTCATTTATCGATATCCCGATCAGACATTATTATGGGGCACATTactatcctgaaaaaaaaaaaaaagccggcagatcccgcgcattgtgggagtcgatgtcacgCGAAGCAGTAATCTGGTAGCAGCCTATGCAACATTTTGTCTTTAGCTATGAGCCAGGTATTCCGAAATGAATCGACGTCTTCATGCACTTTGAgaagttgtgcgcatatcgtgggcttaccaagtaAGTCTATTGCAATGGGGCCGAAACGGTAGCTCATGGCCCGACGTAACGTCaacactcacattagagcacaaaCAATCTCCATGTTTTGCCTGCCAGAACTTTTGCCTTGACACGCATGCGTCGGTCacttgtttgttttatttatatGCTTTCCTTGTTGAATAAATCTTTTTGTTGCGAATAAACGcttgtcctgtttctttttttcgtcttcaTCTGTTTGCGCTTAAACCTGTtaaaccatgcatttcaaccaaatagcccagttgtcgattctctTGTAGAACACAAGGCGACGGCTGCTGTGACGCGCATATCATGTATTAGCAGCCTTCGTCGGCTTATTTCTCCGGggcgagcaacgcttgactatagcttgttCAGTCATAGAAGCATATGTGttatgtttattacattgttatggATTCCATAAgcaacactgcaaccacgattCACGTTGTCCCGACAGGACGCATTTATAGCgactttttccgaagcagtttcaagcactggcgtggctctgtggcagaacatgCTCGACTGCCGCGCTgaatgcctgggttcggttctAGAGTATTTTGGTACAGCTGAATAGATTGCTGGTAGCTGAACTTTCGGTCTGAAATCACTCCACTAAGCTCCACAGAAACCAATAAGCGCGCGAACACAGGAGAGGAACACATATGGCTCGGataaatgataaataaataaaatgttagCACTGACGCAAAGGCTCCATTTGAAACCTGCACTTTAGTACCTAAACCCGATGCTCTAACAACACCTCTAAATGCGAATGCATCATAAAGTGGAATCAGGCCGGTAGCCTGCAATTTTtttgcaaggggggggggggacacttgctgGTGGCGATGACTAATGTagaaaagcacctattttcattacttacTTTCGCCGATATatgacaattattattattgttattattattattattattattattattattattattattattactattattattattattattattattattattattattattattattattattattattattattattattattgttattattattattacttcattTCCGTACACAAGTACACagagaaaaaaggaagagagCAGGCTGCCAcgtagaggggcacaacgcctggcTACTCCTTCGGGAGGAAGAAAgacatagaggaaaggaagataggaggagagaaagtggAAGAACATAGGAAAGTAAACAATGAAGTACGGGAACTGCGACAAAATAAGTtgaaacacgaaaaagaaaaaaaaatcacagcatatccacggagtgaatgatgatgagtgggcgaagctgcggaggttcatcggtaaaccgtgaatcttccgtgaattctgcccagtacatcatcaccggacgtgagatcgggcgcgtttatactaaaggttcgatgagagtttaaaacgacttgcagctcactttaattttacatgtacgctgtgacttGTCATTGTTTAatccacgcacaggagaaatcgcacacacgcactaccttggaggtcaaaatccagtgcctatatatatatactatatatatataatattatatatatatatatatatatatatatatatatatattatatatatatatatatattatatatatatatatatataatatatatatatatattataatatatatatatatatatatggggtggtcagtgaacggttgtgcagcgcgaggtGGTCGGTTTTTTTCCAATCAAGaggctgccgcgacgctgcctcgcgacgctgcctgcgtcggcgccgctgcgccgcgaggcaagataggggacCACCTAGAGGATAGAGGAAGAAACatcggcgtctttcgttaagcagctggcgtcttttcgttttgctttagaaacatctggcgtcttttttgcttttagaaaacatctggcgtctttcgttggtttatttcatcaatcaacggcgtttgaacaaaatgtttattgttttaaccacgcacaggagaaatctcacaggcactaccttggaggtaaacaatggctgctaatgggaatgagagacagaagaagtcggcttttagctaacacttacacttctaaggaaatagttcacttaactgaaagttcactaaactgaatattcactagaatatggaacagcattgggcacagcagacattagagtcaaaagtgtgaaatgcaatttatttgaaaagaaatctgtaattttcagtTGGACTGGTGtgcttaaagcgcaagaagagacaaagctttccagagagtctacgttctgtgcactgcctctggcacagcttgttgctgagacacgaagtctcgcaactttctaacatactctaccgcctcgtctagagttacaggattgaacctgcctcagccgttacgacttcctcgtcgcactcttcttcttctggttccggacgaacactcgaaacaatttccaaatcaATAGTTCTGCACAAGTGATAAGATCACTGTCAGACTGCACATAGTCCTCAAATGAAGCACCACTGTCGACGTCCAGctgtgtcgcgccgccgccgcgatgtcgcgccgccgccgatggatggcgATTTAGTGGTAGTAACTACTAAACGTTTCcaactggaacatgccaatggctgctaatggggaacgagagacagaagaattcggcttttagttgcgaattttttattgttcaacaacgcacaggagaaatctcccaccggcaccaccttggaggtcaagatctggtactagcgttaagactggttacgcactacgacggggacgaacgggtgccgctttaaggagcttcgcccctaaaaaaacgtcTATGAACGGGTGACCAGATCCGTTTGGTCCACAAAGGGTGGGGAGACCGGGAGCCTTatgcaatgcgatagaaagaaagaaagaaagaaagaaagagagaaagaaagaatgaaaggaggaaaggaagaaagaaagaaagaaagaaggaaagaaagaaaagaaacaacactGCGTGAGGCACGCGCATACCAGGCTTCGCTTGCCTCTATTTTCCGGATAGGGCAAGAGCTCttgaattttattgcgatagcgtttaagagctcgtctcgcagaaattccggtgtcggcgtggtTGGTTGTGAGCCAGTAATCAGCGTCATCGTGAGCGATAATTCGAGGTAgaggcaaataaataaataataattaaaTTCACCGCTTGCAataagtcgcacaaggctgggtcacagcacagCTGGTGGCCACCTTGCTGGTCccggcttggctaggcttttgccctctcccctctctctttTCCACCACTTGCATACTATACTAGACTATACATGACCATGCTTGCTCAgttcttttccctttcttttttgtgtctggcCGTGTCTATCtctttcgatttctttctctgtctttctttttctcttccctccctttctctctctatctattttctctttctttttctttctatgtctttctttttctcttccctccctttctctctctctattttctctttctatgtctttctttctccccctctctctgtactcgttctcccctcctcctcaccctcacttcatttTCCGATCTCCTTGCTACACTACGTTATACACGGCTAtgccatgctctgctagcgtgcctggataaccgagtggttgacgctcgccttcggatcgtgggtacgggggttcgaatctcgcttcgtcaagaatttttttttttaatttctttctctttttttttcaatctctgtactcgttctctcgccaatcAGACTCATCAGAATCatgcgccggacaaatcggcgcatctgttttgtgagcgaagcagaagatgaagaggaggacgaagagagcgcgtgtcagCTCGTtatgataataattttctatctagGACCCACGGTAAACCTCGAGCAtaccagctctgctgtaaatAAACTGCGGTTCGAGTGtgaatcgaacacaggccttcTTCGTGGCCAACAGAAGCGTCaaaagctgggccggttggttcctctttaggtgcgaggaaaccggcgaaactcaaaaacaaggacgaaggagaaGGCACGttccggcgatggtgtgtgcttgaatgtgccttcttcttcgtccttgtttatGAGTCTCGCTGGTTCCCTCGCACCGTGGCAAAGAGGTGTTCTACCGTAAAGCCACGCAACTGCAtggaactgcttcggaaaaaaaaagccctatacgaatgtcatgtaatgcgaggAGCCTCCTAAATGCATGTATTGTtgtgcggcagaagcgtagagtcgcGCCAGACGttaagacatgtgaattgcacaaggaGATAttgggtttaaaggcccacccattacgaagcaCTCGGACATATttaatgatcatcatcagcaaaagcatcaacaaagtgagcaactgcgtaggttcgcatgttgccttacggtcGCTTGGTGgctacttcgctgattcgcaaaagggagAATAATGGCGTagagggcacttcgcaactgtacttgcaggagACATTCTAGGATTGCTTTAAATGGCCagtgttactcgcacagacgttctttccttgcggcaaggttgaggtgtccaccgagaagcgaagcgaggctaccgattgagaaggcgatacgaacggTGCCCAAtcacactatcgcgttctactcttgcggCCTCTAACCTTTAAGTGCATAGCACTTTCGGAGGCCTGCTTGTCCATACATATAGCATATGCGGAGGGATCACGCTCACAAACAAGTGGTCAATACATGCCTAAAACAACGCTAGCAATTCTCGAAACAGGGATAAGATAAACGAGCAATgtataaaataatataattaccaGAAATAACCAGCAATTATTCAAAATAATTAATTTCGGATCGctgaaaacgcttcggaaacatacAGCTGACTCCCGcgctgcgcaagagagggcgccaagTGCACGATTGCTCCTCCTACCGGCGCTACACCTGAAGAGAGAAACAAGATGACGGAACTCGTTGCAGACGACACCTATCTCagcctgacccgaaggtcgcgggatcgaatcccagccgtggcggctgctttttcgatggaggcaagatgtttgaggcccgtgtagttagatttaggtgcacgttaaagaaccccaggtggtcgaaatttccggagccctgcactacggcgtccttcataatcatgtcgtggttttgggacgttaaaccccagatattattattattatacatacCTCAGCTGTCGTAAGAAACAAGAAGTCGATAAAACGTAGCAAAATGTAGCACTCGTGTCATTCACCCAGtatgcgaatctccctaacaagattccaCTCTTTTTGTAGGTTGCGCAGGCGTGTGAACAGATgaaagaggaaggaaaaaaatagtGGCGTTTATGGGCGTGTTTTTTAGTGATGTTTTGCGTATTGCGCAGCCTCCTGCGCaccttgtgtgtttttgtttttgagcGAGTAAATGCTCAGTTGAAGTTTAGGGCCGAGTTCTGTCTGTCGCCTTCACCTTGCCCGTTGTTTTTTGTGCTAATCAGTTATGTCTAaagtaacgtagagtactgggcgagttggtatagattcatgtcgaagcgaagcgcgaggaagacaggacacagtaaagaacacatgGGGCAGGCGCCTGTCCcatgtgttctttactgtgtcctgttttcctcgcgcttcgcttcgacatgaatcagTTATATGTCTGTAGTAaatattctactcgtgccggggataccctacatgcttacctcagaCATTACAGTCATCGACCGTTTGATAAACGGAGCAGTGTGAACTCTACCaacaggaatcgctgggtgcccgtgctacgcccTTCCTAAGGTTTCAAAGTAGACGCGCAGTAGTGGAGcggcatttagcgcaggatttagaactactcCGATCGCTACTCAAGAACGatatttttaggtgcgaagcagcttttgctcggggctgtgtccgtccttccatcggcgaccgtccactcggaaaccatgtgtgctggcacgcgctagcccgttcgggcctgtgtaaggggctgggtaagacgctatcGCCTCTCCCCCTTAGAATCatgcgtgctggcacgcgctagcgcgttcgggcctgtgtaaggggctggggaagacgctgtggcctctcccccttacactctctcagcaatcatgtgatggcgtcggggaacgagattctgcagacgcgcgatgaaccaacgcgttgtatcctagtcagaacgcgctggcacgcgctagcgcgctcGGCCCTGTGtatggggctgggtaagacgatgGGGCCTCttctccttacactctctcagaaatcacgtgatggcatcggggaacgatATTTTGCAGACGCGagatgaacccacgtgctcccgcgtggcgtggcaacgaacccgcgtggcgtattccaacaagagttcgggacgagtaacgtCAACAGCAACtatagtgaattcatggtgtgctccacttgcaaggacgccttAACATCGGGCACGGTGCCCGTGAtcaacggaactttaagtcgacccatgcgctgcttcgcatccccacatggttccctttagtggaagatggtgtaatttttttctaggAATGTCGTCGTATTTTAACACAAAAATGCGCGAAGAAGTAGTTCCGTCGCTGAGAATCGAACGCACGAcacctcgctccacagcgcgcggcgctaagCGACTCGGCCACAGTGCGTACGTTCACTAACACACcatcggcgagctatttatatacaccatgcgtcTCATTATACACCAGGCGTCTCATTAGACCAGCTGCGCAAAGAAGCGTTGCTGCCATACATCTGGGTGGTGCGCTGAATGAACTCAGTTTGTAATATGGATAAGCTTATCGGTGGAACTTAAAAAGGCACCAGCTGCGGTCGGTTCTGCCAAGTGTTTGACGCTTCAGATTACTAGAAAACGTGCACTCTAAAATAGACTCCATAACCTTTCCCTCTGTTGGACGTAATGTTGTTATGTCATCCATGATTATTTTGGTAATTTTTTTCTCAATCGTGGTAGGCGGCGGCCACGATGAAGAACGGCTCCAGTGGTGCGGCAAGCGACTCAGTAAGTGCAGGT comes from Rhipicephalus sanguineus isolate Rsan-2018 chromosome 7, BIME_Rsan_1.4, whole genome shotgun sequence and encodes:
- the LOC119400641 gene encoding uncharacterized protein LOC119400641, which encodes MLIVCGYFTSFIQVIKDFLEMLNSTEKNSVEQGLKLFASQQTTQSLRVTLMSTLEVIEFLLDEGAHYVLTAKLNQDPLERHFGLVRSFGGDESHPTVVNFTQIFRLLSLYTPIKTAMRGSVQGVPGNVLASVQDTLRTTREVQRTKHACLREFIEKKLLRIVCETSGESGEQIDDHSYFKGEVDDAIVYYMSGYVVYKFQKHTACLLCLEDISSAEPVVGSDAYLTTYRSFKEGCMKHPTAKMLSVMRVVNDVVSSTLDEAGACETIFWKVLEELEKCSIARLGCSEHVTTFTCQILNFVIVTRMHFFSRDFNHKLESKEKVAVANKKARLL